Proteins from one Streptomyces sp. NBC_00289 genomic window:
- the fdhD gene encoding formate dehydrogenase accessory sulfurtransferase FdhD encodes MGRVTERRKVIRIRDGVVSSRPDTLVAEEPLEIRLNGKPLAITMRTPGDDFALAAGFLVSEGVLGAASDLQNIVYCAGATVDGSNSYNVVDVRTAPDVPMPDITLERNVYTTSSCGLCGKASLDAVRTTARWPIADTPPVRVDPELLAGLPDRLRAAQRVFDRTGGLHAAALFAEDGELLDVREDVGRHNAVDKLVGRALQNGDLPLSRVILLVSGRASFELAQKAVMAGIPVLAAVSAPSSLAVDLAAETGLTLVGFLRGSSMNVYAGEDRIALRAAAAQG; translated from the coding sequence ATGGGACGAGTCACGGAACGACGCAAGGTGATCCGGATCCGGGACGGGGTGGTCTCCAGCCGCCCGGACACGCTCGTCGCCGAGGAGCCGCTGGAGATCCGGCTGAACGGCAAGCCGCTGGCGATCACGATGCGCACGCCCGGCGACGACTTCGCGCTGGCCGCCGGGTTCCTGGTCAGCGAGGGTGTCCTGGGCGCGGCCTCCGACCTGCAGAACATCGTGTACTGCGCGGGGGCGACCGTGGACGGTTCGAACTCCTACAACGTGGTCGACGTGCGGACCGCCCCCGACGTGCCGATGCCGGACATCACGCTGGAGCGCAACGTCTACACGACCTCGTCCTGCGGCCTGTGCGGCAAGGCGAGCCTCGACGCGGTCCGTACGACGGCCCGCTGGCCGATCGCCGACACTCCCCCGGTCCGGGTGGACCCGGAGCTGCTCGCGGGTCTCCCCGACCGGCTGCGCGCGGCCCAGCGGGTCTTCGACCGGACCGGGGGGCTGCACGCGGCCGCCCTGTTCGCCGAGGACGGTGAGCTGCTCGACGTCCGGGAGGACGTGGGCCGGCACAACGCGGTCGACAAGCTGGTCGGCCGCGCCCTGCAGAACGGGGATCTGCCGCTGTCGCGGGTGATCCTGCTGGTGTCGGGGCGGGCGTCGTTCGAGCTGGCGCAGAAGGCCGTGATGGCGGGCATTCCGGTGCTGGCGGCCGTCTCGGCGCCCTCGTCGCTCGCCGTGGACCTGGCCGCGGAGACGGGGCTGACGCTGGTGGGGTTCCTGCGCGGCAGTTCCATGAACGTGTACGCGGGCGAGGACCGCATCGCCCTGCGGGCCGCGGCCGCCCAGGGCTGA
- a CDS encoding isochorismatase family protein: MTATGSPEPRLALDPARSALVLVDLMDRIVALPLEPHKGAEVLATAGELAAAFRSAGALVVLVRVERPGVAEQPSGSGLVAGLSKDGDLEIVKRTIGAFQGTGLDDRLRAHGVTTLVFGGIATNLGVESTARAAGDLGYDLVFVEDAMTALTAPEHEASVRLDFPRLGSVVRAAEVRFTPGD; this comes from the coding sequence ATGACCGCAACAGGCAGCCCCGAGCCCCGACTCGCCCTCGATCCCGCGCGCAGCGCCCTCGTGCTCGTCGATCTGATGGACCGCATCGTCGCCCTGCCACTGGAGCCCCACAAGGGAGCCGAGGTCCTCGCCACCGCCGGCGAACTGGCGGCGGCCTTCCGCTCGGCCGGCGCGCTCGTCGTGCTGGTCCGCGTCGAACGCCCCGGGGTCGCCGAACAGCCGTCCGGCAGCGGTCTCGTGGCCGGCCTGTCGAAGGACGGCGACCTGGAGATCGTGAAGCGGACGATCGGCGCCTTCCAGGGCACCGGCCTGGACGACCGGCTGCGCGCGCACGGCGTCACCACCCTCGTGTTCGGCGGCATCGCCACCAACCTCGGCGTGGAGTCCACCGCCCGCGCGGCCGGCGACCTCGGCTACGACCTCGTCTTCGTCGAGGACGCCATGACCGCGCTGACCGCACCCGAGCACGAGGCGTCGGTGCGGCTGGACTTCCCGCGGCTCGGCTCGGTGGTCCGGGCCGCGGAGGTGCGCTTCACGCCGGGAGACTGA
- a CDS encoding DUF4185 domain-containing protein, giving the protein MPEDGRARERTGARVGLLLTLVLAAVLLTALPDAGDRDDRQNGADCLPHTVASWSADDRLTAEFARYGDDATRGDDWTGGDGTHSVRLPDGRVLWLFSDTYLGQVHGPPNPVGESFTWRDAAAPLVRNSAVVMTGRSLRSTLPAPLFPDPAPGQWRWPVAARVEPRSPGSAERVVRVLLWVRTAGPAPWVYGVPTATEVATLSLPDLRVESVVTVRDEQSVPDPSRRVLFGTTLVEEGGWTYVFGGDDAQAASRPASSAYVARVPEGRLGEPSRWQYWNGSGWAAGARPRAVLGDGLRTGVGSAFSVVRSAGTYVLFTMAAGTAGLTTVTSYWACSPTGPWHGPSGNFGASLPPGQVAAYNPQVHPELGGGGRLVLSYDVNWLETGPTGGAAAQLSRNVSLYRPRFVTLRLTTAR; this is encoded by the coding sequence GTGCCCGAGGACGGACGAGCACGAGAGCGGACGGGAGCCCGGGTCGGTCTGTTGCTGACCCTGGTTCTCGCGGCCGTGCTGCTCACCGCGCTCCCGGACGCCGGCGACCGTGACGATCGACAAAATGGCGCCGACTGTCTACCGCATACCGTCGCCTCGTGGTCGGCCGACGACCGTCTCACCGCCGAGTTCGCCCGCTACGGCGACGACGCGACCCGCGGCGACGACTGGACCGGCGGCGACGGCACCCACTCGGTGCGGCTGCCGGACGGCCGGGTCCTGTGGCTCTTCTCGGACACCTACCTCGGCCAGGTGCACGGCCCGCCCAACCCGGTCGGCGAGTCCTTCACCTGGCGGGACGCGGCCGCGCCGCTGGTGCGCAACTCGGCCGTCGTGATGACGGGACGGAGCCTGCGGTCCACGCTGCCCGCCCCCCTCTTCCCCGATCCGGCTCCCGGTCAGTGGCGCTGGCCGGTCGCGGCCCGGGTCGAGCCCCGCTCCCCCGGCTCGGCCGAGCGGGTCGTACGGGTGCTGCTGTGGGTGCGGACGGCCGGTCCGGCGCCGTGGGTGTACGGCGTGCCGACCGCCACCGAGGTGGCCACGCTCTCGCTGCCCGACCTGCGGGTCGAGTCGGTCGTGACGGTGCGCGACGAGCAGTCGGTGCCGGATCCCTCCCGGCGCGTCCTGTTCGGCACGACGCTGGTCGAGGAGGGGGGCTGGACGTACGTCTTCGGCGGCGACGACGCCCAGGCGGCGTCCCGGCCGGCCTCGTCGGCATACGTGGCGCGGGTGCCGGAGGGCAGGCTCGGGGAGCCGTCCCGCTGGCAGTACTGGAACGGTTCGGGATGGGCGGCCGGTGCGCGTCCGCGCGCGGTGCTCGGGGACGGGCTGCGCACGGGTGTGGGGAGCGCGTTCTCGGTGGTGCGGTCGGCGGGGACGTACGTCCTGTTCACCATGGCGGCGGGGACCGCGGGGCTGACGACCGTGACCTCGTACTGGGCCTGCTCCCCGACCGGGCCGTGGCACGGGCCGAGCGGGAACTTCGGCGCGTCGCTGCCGCCGGGGCAGGTCGCCGCGTACAACCCGCAGGTGCATCCCGAACTGGGCGGCGGCGGACGGCTGGTGCTGAGCTACGACGTCAACTGGCTGGAGACGGGCCCGACGGGCGGTGCCGCGGCGCAGCTCAGCCGGAACGTGTCCCTGTACCGACCGCGGTTCGTGACGCTGCGGCTGACGACGGCCCGCTGA
- a CDS encoding bile acid:sodium symporter family protein, with translation MPIDPYILLLLGTVGLAALLPARGTGADVASGASTAAIAFLFFLYGARLSTREALDGLRHWRLHTTVLACTFVVFPLLGLAARGLVPVLLTQPLYQGLLFLTLVPSTIQSSIAFTSIARGNVPAAICAGSFSSLVGIVLTPLLAAVLLGNSGGGFSADSLVKIVLQLLVPFLAGQVLRRWIGDFVTRHKKVLGLVDRGSILLVVYTAFSEGMVQGVWDQVSPSRLAGLLVVEAVLLAVMLALTWYGARALRFGREDRIAIQFAGSKKSLAAGLPMASVLFGAHASLAVLPLMLFHQMQLMVCAVIAKRRARDPRDPRAGISGPSSAAASRTAVGTGTRSG, from the coding sequence CTGCCGATCGACCCCTACATCCTGCTGCTGCTCGGGACGGTGGGCCTCGCGGCCCTGCTGCCCGCGCGCGGGACCGGCGCCGACGTGGCCTCCGGCGCCTCCACCGCCGCCATCGCCTTCCTCTTCTTCCTCTACGGCGCCCGCCTCTCCACCCGTGAGGCGCTCGACGGACTCAGGCACTGGCGGCTCCACACCACCGTCCTCGCCTGTACCTTCGTCGTCTTCCCGCTGCTCGGCCTGGCCGCCCGCGGACTCGTCCCGGTGCTCCTCACCCAGCCGCTCTACCAGGGGCTGCTGTTCCTCACCCTGGTCCCCTCCACCATCCAGTCCTCCATCGCCTTCACCTCCATCGCCCGCGGCAACGTGCCCGCCGCGATCTGCGCGGGCTCCTTCTCCTCGCTGGTCGGCATCGTCCTCACCCCGCTCCTCGCGGCCGTCCTCCTCGGCAACAGCGGCGGCGGGTTCTCCGCCGACTCACTCGTCAAGATCGTGCTGCAACTGCTCGTGCCCTTCCTCGCCGGGCAGGTGCTGCGCCGCTGGATCGGAGACTTCGTCACCCGCCACAAGAAGGTCCTCGGCCTGGTCGACCGCGGCTCGATCCTCCTCGTCGTCTACACCGCCTTCAGCGAGGGCATGGTGCAGGGCGTCTGGGACCAGGTCAGCCCGTCCCGCCTGGCCGGCCTGCTGGTCGTCGAGGCCGTGCTGCTCGCCGTGATGCTCGCCCTGACCTGGTACGGCGCCAGGGCACTGCGCTTCGGCCGGGAGGACCGGATCGCCATCCAGTTCGCCGGCTCGAAGAAGTCCCTCGCCGCCGGACTGCCCATGGCGAGCGTCCTGTTCGGAGCGCACGCCTCGCTGGCGGTGCTGCCGCTGATGCTCTTCCACCAGATGCAGCTCATGGTGTGCGCGGTGATCGCCAAACGCCGGGCCCGCGACCCGCGTGATCCGCGCGCGGGGATCAGCGGGCCGTCGTCAGCCGCAGCGTCACGAACCGCGGTCGGTACAGGGACACGTTCCGGCTGA
- a CDS encoding LysR substrate-binding domain-containing protein, with protein sequence MYDPSQLRTFLAVAQTLSFTQAARRLGLRQSTVSQHVRRLEDATGRQLFTRDTHSVELTEDGEAMLGFARRILEVHEQASVFFTGARVRGRLRFGASEDFVLTRLPEILEGFRYDHPEVDLELTVELSGTLYERLAAGKLDLVLAKRRPGDPRGELVWHDGLVWIGAERLRLDPDRPVPLIVYPPPGITRALALEALERQGREWRVVCTSGSLNGLIAAARAGLGVMAHSRGLIPPGLVRVPDRSGLPELGRVDFVLVHGPRRTSAQSAADALAAAILAGGDRLQRRQRSGG encoded by the coding sequence GTGTACGACCCGTCCCAGTTGCGTACGTTCCTGGCGGTGGCCCAGACGCTGAGCTTCACGCAGGCCGCCCGGCGGCTCGGGCTGCGCCAGTCGACCGTCAGTCAGCATGTGCGGCGCCTGGAGGACGCCACCGGGCGGCAGTTGTTCACGCGGGACACGCACTCCGTGGAGCTGACGGAGGACGGGGAGGCGATGCTCGGCTTCGCGCGCCGGATCCTGGAGGTGCACGAGCAGGCGTCGGTGTTCTTCACCGGGGCGCGGGTGCGCGGGCGGTTGCGGTTCGGGGCGTCGGAGGACTTCGTGCTGACCCGGCTGCCGGAGATCCTGGAGGGGTTCCGTTACGACCATCCCGAGGTCGACCTGGAGCTGACGGTGGAACTCTCGGGCACCCTGTACGAGCGGCTGGCCGCCGGGAAGCTGGACCTGGTGCTGGCCAAGCGGCGCCCCGGGGATCCGCGCGGGGAGCTGGTGTGGCACGACGGACTGGTGTGGATCGGCGCGGAGCGGCTGCGCCTGGACCCGGACCGGCCGGTTCCGCTGATCGTCTATCCGCCGCCGGGCATCACGCGGGCGCTCGCCCTGGAGGCGCTGGAGCGGCAGGGCCGGGAGTGGCGCGTCGTGTGCACCAGCGGCAGCCTCAACGGTCTGATCGCGGCGGCCCGCGCGGGCCTGGGTGTGATGGCCCACTCGCGGGGCCTGATCCCGCCGGGCCTGGTGCGGGTGCCGGACCGGTCCGGGCTGCCGGAGCTCGGCCGGGTCGACTTCGTGCTCGTCCACGGTCCCCGCCGCACCTCGGCCCAGAGCGCGGCGGACGCCCTGGCGGCGGCGATCCTGGCCGGCGGGGACCGGCTCCAGCGGCGTCAGCGCAGCGGCGGCTGA
- a CDS encoding Lrp/AsnC family transcriptional regulator, protein MERESSTFDQLDLRLLNALEVDGRASFSRLGAVLGVSDQTVARRYRRLCAEGGLRVVAVRDAERLGHDQWTLRLRCVPDSAPAIAEALAKRPDTSWIGIASGGTEIIFGTRPRSAGDRDDLLLGKLPRTPRVMEIRAHQSLHRFYGGPDGWLGKLGALTADETAALRPGPGSHHGPVRIDPEDEPLLAVLERDGRATCPELQRATGRSESAVKRRLAALLGSGAVHIDAEYHTETIGYPILAALWITTTPAALHSVGEALATHGEIAHAAATAGPCSIIATAVTRSTADLYAYLSGPLGRLEGVQHVETSLFLRRVKQLTYQPPLR, encoded by the coding sequence ATGGAGCGGGAATCCTCCACCTTCGACCAACTGGACCTGCGGCTCCTCAACGCGCTGGAGGTCGACGGCCGGGCCTCCTTCAGCCGTCTCGGCGCGGTGCTCGGCGTCTCCGACCAGACCGTCGCCCGCCGCTACCGCAGGCTGTGCGCCGAGGGCGGACTGCGGGTCGTCGCCGTCCGGGACGCCGAACGCCTCGGCCACGACCAGTGGACCCTGCGCCTGCGCTGCGTTCCGGACAGCGCCCCGGCCATCGCGGAGGCGCTCGCCAAACGGCCCGACACGAGCTGGATCGGCATCGCCTCCGGCGGCACCGAGATCATCTTCGGCACCCGACCGCGCAGCGCCGGTGACCGTGACGACCTGCTCCTCGGCAAACTCCCGCGCACCCCGCGCGTGATGGAGATCCGCGCCCACCAGAGCCTGCACCGCTTCTACGGCGGGCCCGACGGCTGGCTGGGCAAACTCGGGGCGCTCACCGCCGACGAGACCGCCGCCCTGCGGCCCGGTCCCGGGTCCCACCACGGGCCGGTCCGTATCGACCCGGAGGACGAGCCGCTGCTCGCCGTCCTGGAACGCGACGGCCGCGCCACCTGTCCGGAACTCCAGCGCGCCACCGGCCGCTCCGAGTCCGCGGTCAAGCGCCGCCTCGCCGCGCTGCTGGGCTCGGGCGCCGTCCACATCGACGCGGAGTACCACACCGAGACGATCGGCTACCCGATCCTCGCCGCCCTGTGGATCACCACCACGCCCGCCGCCCTCCACTCCGTCGGCGAGGCGCTCGCGACCCACGGCGAGATCGCCCACGCCGCGGCGACGGCCGGCCCGTGCAGCATCATCGCCACCGCGGTCACCCGAAGCACGGCGGACCTGTACGCCTACCTGAGCGGGCCCCTCGGCCGGCTGGAGGGCGTGCAGCACGTGGAGACCTCACTGTTTTTGCGGCGGGTCAAGCAGCTGACGTATCAGCCGCCGCTGCGCTGA
- a CDS encoding MFS transporter produces MRTWGPLTAVCLGTFMLLLDVTIVVVALPDMAAGLHASLSDLQWVMDGYALALAALLLGAGAAADVLGRRRVHVVGVVLFAAASLWCGVATGPAMLVAARAVQGVGAAAMFATTLPLLGSVYQGRQRSVALGVWGAVSGAAAAVGPVLGGLLTDGPGWRWIFYVNLPVSVAAVWLTLRAVPESRGPGGRRIDWSGTATFATLAGAVTYGAVRAGSHGWGETGTLGSFAVAVVALAGFVVVERRSADPLIDPRLFLKPGFVAVMAGALAFSAAAFGVLPYTSLWLQTLLGMSPVRGGVVFLWLSVASFVVAAAGGRLLHGVPARITIGGGLLLIGSGQFCMTVLDAGSGASTLVPGLVLVGVGTGLVSPGIAGAALAAVPPERAGMAGGAVNTFRQLGYALGIAVFGTVLTSRMQDSLSHDAAHTLAGGGAGALRGAFSEHALRAAFASGLNTAAVAAGVVATVAGALVLVLVKAPPAAKDGVTPAGPRTLKEERAAPRG; encoded by the coding sequence ATGCGTACATGGGGGCCGTTGACGGCGGTGTGCCTGGGCACGTTCATGTTGCTGCTGGACGTGACGATCGTCGTCGTGGCGCTGCCGGACATGGCGGCGGGGCTGCACGCGTCGCTGAGTGATCTGCAGTGGGTGATGGACGGGTACGCGCTGGCGTTGGCCGCGCTGCTGCTCGGGGCGGGCGCAGCGGCGGACGTGCTGGGGCGGCGGCGGGTGCATGTGGTGGGCGTCGTGCTGTTCGCGGCGGCGTCGCTGTGGTGCGGTGTCGCGACGGGGCCGGCGATGCTGGTCGCCGCGCGGGCGGTGCAGGGTGTGGGCGCGGCGGCGATGTTCGCCACGACGCTGCCCCTGCTGGGCTCGGTCTACCAGGGCAGGCAGCGGTCGGTGGCGCTCGGGGTGTGGGGCGCGGTCAGCGGCGCGGCCGCCGCGGTCGGGCCGGTGCTCGGCGGGCTGCTGACCGACGGGCCCGGCTGGCGCTGGATCTTCTACGTGAACCTGCCGGTGAGTGTGGCCGCGGTCTGGCTGACGCTGCGGGCGGTGCCGGAGTCCCGGGGTCCCGGCGGGCGCCGGATCGACTGGTCGGGGACGGCCACGTTCGCGACGCTGGCCGGCGCGGTGACGTACGGGGCGGTGCGGGCCGGGTCGCACGGCTGGGGCGAGACCGGCACGCTCGGCTCGTTCGCGGTGGCGGTGGTGGCGCTGGCCGGCTTCGTCGTGGTGGAGCGGCGCAGCGCCGATCCGCTGATCGATCCGCGGCTGTTCCTGAAGCCCGGATTCGTCGCGGTGATGGCGGGGGCGCTCGCCTTCAGCGCGGCGGCGTTCGGCGTCCTGCCCTACACCTCGCTGTGGCTGCAGACCCTGCTGGGGATGAGTCCGGTGCGCGGCGGGGTGGTGTTCCTGTGGCTGTCGGTCGCCTCGTTCGTGGTGGCGGCGGCCGGCGGGCGGCTGCTGCACGGGGTGCCGGCACGGATCACCATCGGGGGTGGTCTGCTGCTGATCGGCTCGGGCCAGTTCTGCATGACAGTCCTGGACGCGGGCTCGGGCGCGAGCACGCTGGTTCCCGGGCTGGTGCTGGTGGGGGTCGGTACGGGTCTGGTGTCGCCCGGCATCGCGGGGGCCGCGCTGGCCGCCGTACCGCCGGAGCGGGCGGGTATGGCGGGCGGCGCGGTGAACACCTTCCGGCAGCTCGGCTACGCGCTCGGCATCGCGGTCTTCGGCACCGTCCTGACCTCGCGCATGCAGGACAGCCTGTCGCACGACGCGGCCCACACCCTGGCGGGCGGTGGCGCCGGGGCGCTGCGCGGCGCGTTCTCCGAGCACGCGCTGCGCGCCGCGTTCGCCTCCGGGCTCAACACGGCGGCGGTGGCCGCGGGTGTGGTCGCGACGGTCGCCGGCGCGCTGGTGCTGGTCCTGGTCAAGGCTCCTCCGGCGGCGAAGGACGGTGTGACGCCGGCCGGTCCGCGGACGCTGAAGGAGGAGAGGGCCGCGCCGCGCGGCTGA